Proteins co-encoded in one Malus sylvestris chromosome 7, drMalSylv7.2, whole genome shotgun sequence genomic window:
- the LOC126627707 gene encoding homeobox-leucine zipper protein ANTHOCYANINLESS 2-like isoform X1, translating into MSFGGFLDNSTGSGVGARIVADIPYTNNSNNMPSSAIAQPRLVTQSLTKSMFNSPGLSLALQTNVDGQGDVTRVAENYEANNGGRRSREEEHESRSGSDNMDGASGDDQDAADNHHPRKKKRYHRHTPQQIQELEALFKECPHPDEKQRLELSRRLNLETRQVKFWFQNRRTQMKTQLERHENSLLRQENDKLRAENMSIREAMRNPICSNCGGPAIIGDISLEEQHLRIENARLKDDLDRVCALAGKFLGRPISSLAASMGPLLPSSTLELGVGSNGFGGMSNVATSMSMGNDFGGGIGSAMSVVSHGRPSVTGLDRSMERSIFLELALAAMDELVKMAQTDEPLWLRSLEGGREVLNHEEYMRNFTPCIGLKPNGFVSEASRESGTVIINSLTLVETLMDSNRWLEMFPGVLARTSTTDVISSGMGGTRNGALQLMHAELQVLSPLVPVREVNFLRFCKQHAEGVWAVVDVSVDAIRDTTGVPTFMNCRRLPSGCVVQDMPNGYSKVTWVEHAEYDESQVHHLYRPLLSSGMGFGAQRWVATLQRQSECQAILMSSCVTSRDHTAITASGRRSMLKLAQRMTDNFCAGVCASTVHKWTKLNAGNVDEDVRVMTRESLDDPGEPPGVVLSAATSVWLPVSPQRLFDFLRDERLRSEWDILSNGGPMQEMAHIAKGQDPGNCVSLLRARANANQGSMLILQETCIDAAGSLVVYAPVDIPAMHVVMNGGDSAYVALLPSGFAIVPDGPGSRGPMFGKGGSHGSGNSGGGVDDGGHRVSGSLLTMTFQILVNSLPTAKLTVESVETVNHLISCTVQKIKAALHCES; encoded by the exons atgagttttgggggttttcTGGACAACAGTACCGGCAGTGGTGTCGGTGCAAGAATCGTGGCTGATATTCCGTACACAAACAACAGCAACAACATGCCCTCCAGTGCAATAGCTCAGCCACGCCTTGTCACTCAGTCTCTCACTAAATCCATGTTCAACTCTCCGGGACTCTCACTTGCCCTA CAGACAAATGTGGATGGGCAAGGAGATGTGACGAGAGTGGCTGAGAATTATGAGGCAAACAACGGCGGGAGAAGGAGCAGAGAGGAAGAGCACGAGAGCAGATCTGGGAGTGACAACATGGATGGTGCTTCTGGGGACGATCAAGATGCCGCTGACAACCACCACCCTCGTAAGAAGAAGCGTTACCACCGACACACCCCTCAGCAAATCCAAGAACTTGAAGC GCTGTTCAAAGAGTGCCCTCATCCTGATGAGAAGCAAAGATTAGAGCTCAGCAGAAGGCTTAACTTGGAGACTAGACAAGTCAAATTCTGGTTCCAAAATCGCCGAACCcaaatgaag ACGCAACTGGAACGCCATGAGAACTCGTTGCTGAGGCAAGAGAACGATAAGCTCCGAGCGGAGAACATGTCGATTCGTGAGGCTATGAGGAACCCAATTTGCTCAAACTGTGGCGGTCCGGCAATTATTGGAGATATATCACTAGAAGAGCAGCACCTCAGGATCGAAAATGCTCGATTGAAGGATGATTTGGACCGAGTTTGTGCACTCGCCGGAAAGTTTCTAGGCCGACCCATCTCATCCCTGGCTGCATCCATGGGGCCTCTGCTCCCGAGCTCCACTTTGGAGCTCGGAGTTGGGAGCAATGGGTTTGGTGGGATGAGCAATGTGGCTACATCGATGTCCATGGGAAATGATTTTGGAGGTGGGATTGGGAGTGCTATGTCAGTTGTGTCTCATGGCAGGCCTAGTGTGACGGGGCTAGACCGGTCGATGGAAAGATCAATCTTTCTAGAGCTTGCTTTGGCTGCCATGGATGAATTGGTTAAGATGGCTCAGACGGATGAGCCCCTTTGGCTTAGGAGCTTAGAAGGTGGAAGGGAGGTTTTGAACCATGAGGAATACATGAGAAATTTCACTCCTTGCATTGGATTGAAACCGAATGGTTTCGTCTCCGAGGCTTCTAGGGAGTCTGGAACGGTCATCATCAACAGCTTAACTCTTGTTGAAACTTTGATGGATTCG AATCGATGGTTGGAGATGTTTCCTGGTGTGCTTGCAAGAACCTCAACCACTGATGTGATTTCCAGTGGCATGGGAGGAACTAGAAATGGTGCACTTCAACTG ATGCACGCTGAACTGCAAGTCCTATCGCCTTTGGTTCCGGTTCGTGAGGTCAATTTCCTCCGTTTCTGCAAGCAGCACGCAGAGGGCGTGTGGGCTGTGGTTGACGTGTCAGTTGACGCCATCCGTGACACCACCGGGGTACCGACATTTATGAACTGTAGGAGGCTTCCTTCTGGCTGTGTTGTGCAAGACATGCCCAATGGGTACTCTAAG GTTACATGGGTTGAGCATGCAGAGTACGATGAGAGCCAAGTCCACCACCTATACCGACCCTTGTTAAGTTCCGGCATGGGCTTCGGCGCCCAACGGTGGGTTGCCACCCTTCAACGCCAATCCGAGTGCCAGGCCATTCTCATGTCCTCCTGCGTCACCTCCCGCGACCACACTG CCATCACTGCCAGCGGAAGGAGGAGCATGCTGAAGCTGGCGCAGCGGATGACGGACAACTTCTGTGCCGGGGTATGCGCATCGACGGTGCACAAATGGACCAAGCTGAACGCCGGGAatgtcgacgaggacgtcaggGTCATGACTCGGGAGAGCCTAGACGACCCTGGAGAGCCGCCCGGTGTCGTGCTCAGCGCTGCCACTTCGGTCTGGCTGCCAGTCTCCCCACAGAGGCTATTTGATTTCTTGCGCGATGAGCGACTAAGGAGCGAGTGGGACATACTCTCCAACGGTGGGCCTATGCAGGAGATGGCCCACATCGCCAAGGGTCAGGACCCCGGCAACTGCGTCTCCCTCCTGCGCGCCAGA GCAAACGCAAACCAAGGTAGCATGCTGATCCTACAAGAGACATGCATAGACGCGGCAGGGTCGCTTGTTGTGTACGCGCCTGTTGACATTCCGGCCATGCACGTGGTTATGAACGGCGGGGACTCCGCCTATGTGGCGCTCCTGCCATCCGGGTTCGCAATCGTACCTGATGGCCCAGGCTCGCGCGGGCCCATGTTTGGCAAAGGCGGCAGTCACGGCAGCGGCAACAGTGGCGGTGGCGTTGACGACGGTGGCCATAGAGTGAGCGGGTCCCTCCTGACGATGACGTTTCAGATCCTGGTGAACAGCCTGCCGACAGCGAAGCTGACCGTGGAGTCGGTGGAGACGGTGAACCACCTCATATCCTGTACCGTCCAGAAGATCAAGGCCGCCCTCCATTGTGAGAGCTGA
- the LOC126627707 gene encoding homeobox-leucine zipper protein ANTHOCYANINLESS 2-like isoform X2, with the protein MSFGGFLDNSTGSGVGARIVADIPYTNNSNNMPSSAIAQPRLVTQSLTKSMFNSPGLSLALTNVDGQGDVTRVAENYEANNGGRRSREEEHESRSGSDNMDGASGDDQDAADNHHPRKKKRYHRHTPQQIQELEALFKECPHPDEKQRLELSRRLNLETRQVKFWFQNRRTQMKTQLERHENSLLRQENDKLRAENMSIREAMRNPICSNCGGPAIIGDISLEEQHLRIENARLKDDLDRVCALAGKFLGRPISSLAASMGPLLPSSTLELGVGSNGFGGMSNVATSMSMGNDFGGGIGSAMSVVSHGRPSVTGLDRSMERSIFLELALAAMDELVKMAQTDEPLWLRSLEGGREVLNHEEYMRNFTPCIGLKPNGFVSEASRESGTVIINSLTLVETLMDSNRWLEMFPGVLARTSTTDVISSGMGGTRNGALQLMHAELQVLSPLVPVREVNFLRFCKQHAEGVWAVVDVSVDAIRDTTGVPTFMNCRRLPSGCVVQDMPNGYSKVTWVEHAEYDESQVHHLYRPLLSSGMGFGAQRWVATLQRQSECQAILMSSCVTSRDHTAITASGRRSMLKLAQRMTDNFCAGVCASTVHKWTKLNAGNVDEDVRVMTRESLDDPGEPPGVVLSAATSVWLPVSPQRLFDFLRDERLRSEWDILSNGGPMQEMAHIAKGQDPGNCVSLLRARANANQGSMLILQETCIDAAGSLVVYAPVDIPAMHVVMNGGDSAYVALLPSGFAIVPDGPGSRGPMFGKGGSHGSGNSGGGVDDGGHRVSGSLLTMTFQILVNSLPTAKLTVESVETVNHLISCTVQKIKAALHCES; encoded by the exons atgagttttgggggttttcTGGACAACAGTACCGGCAGTGGTGTCGGTGCAAGAATCGTGGCTGATATTCCGTACACAAACAACAGCAACAACATGCCCTCCAGTGCAATAGCTCAGCCACGCCTTGTCACTCAGTCTCTCACTAAATCCATGTTCAACTCTCCGGGACTCTCACTTGCCCTA ACAAATGTGGATGGGCAAGGAGATGTGACGAGAGTGGCTGAGAATTATGAGGCAAACAACGGCGGGAGAAGGAGCAGAGAGGAAGAGCACGAGAGCAGATCTGGGAGTGACAACATGGATGGTGCTTCTGGGGACGATCAAGATGCCGCTGACAACCACCACCCTCGTAAGAAGAAGCGTTACCACCGACACACCCCTCAGCAAATCCAAGAACTTGAAGC GCTGTTCAAAGAGTGCCCTCATCCTGATGAGAAGCAAAGATTAGAGCTCAGCAGAAGGCTTAACTTGGAGACTAGACAAGTCAAATTCTGGTTCCAAAATCGCCGAACCcaaatgaag ACGCAACTGGAACGCCATGAGAACTCGTTGCTGAGGCAAGAGAACGATAAGCTCCGAGCGGAGAACATGTCGATTCGTGAGGCTATGAGGAACCCAATTTGCTCAAACTGTGGCGGTCCGGCAATTATTGGAGATATATCACTAGAAGAGCAGCACCTCAGGATCGAAAATGCTCGATTGAAGGATGATTTGGACCGAGTTTGTGCACTCGCCGGAAAGTTTCTAGGCCGACCCATCTCATCCCTGGCTGCATCCATGGGGCCTCTGCTCCCGAGCTCCACTTTGGAGCTCGGAGTTGGGAGCAATGGGTTTGGTGGGATGAGCAATGTGGCTACATCGATGTCCATGGGAAATGATTTTGGAGGTGGGATTGGGAGTGCTATGTCAGTTGTGTCTCATGGCAGGCCTAGTGTGACGGGGCTAGACCGGTCGATGGAAAGATCAATCTTTCTAGAGCTTGCTTTGGCTGCCATGGATGAATTGGTTAAGATGGCTCAGACGGATGAGCCCCTTTGGCTTAGGAGCTTAGAAGGTGGAAGGGAGGTTTTGAACCATGAGGAATACATGAGAAATTTCACTCCTTGCATTGGATTGAAACCGAATGGTTTCGTCTCCGAGGCTTCTAGGGAGTCTGGAACGGTCATCATCAACAGCTTAACTCTTGTTGAAACTTTGATGGATTCG AATCGATGGTTGGAGATGTTTCCTGGTGTGCTTGCAAGAACCTCAACCACTGATGTGATTTCCAGTGGCATGGGAGGAACTAGAAATGGTGCACTTCAACTG ATGCACGCTGAACTGCAAGTCCTATCGCCTTTGGTTCCGGTTCGTGAGGTCAATTTCCTCCGTTTCTGCAAGCAGCACGCAGAGGGCGTGTGGGCTGTGGTTGACGTGTCAGTTGACGCCATCCGTGACACCACCGGGGTACCGACATTTATGAACTGTAGGAGGCTTCCTTCTGGCTGTGTTGTGCAAGACATGCCCAATGGGTACTCTAAG GTTACATGGGTTGAGCATGCAGAGTACGATGAGAGCCAAGTCCACCACCTATACCGACCCTTGTTAAGTTCCGGCATGGGCTTCGGCGCCCAACGGTGGGTTGCCACCCTTCAACGCCAATCCGAGTGCCAGGCCATTCTCATGTCCTCCTGCGTCACCTCCCGCGACCACACTG CCATCACTGCCAGCGGAAGGAGGAGCATGCTGAAGCTGGCGCAGCGGATGACGGACAACTTCTGTGCCGGGGTATGCGCATCGACGGTGCACAAATGGACCAAGCTGAACGCCGGGAatgtcgacgaggacgtcaggGTCATGACTCGGGAGAGCCTAGACGACCCTGGAGAGCCGCCCGGTGTCGTGCTCAGCGCTGCCACTTCGGTCTGGCTGCCAGTCTCCCCACAGAGGCTATTTGATTTCTTGCGCGATGAGCGACTAAGGAGCGAGTGGGACATACTCTCCAACGGTGGGCCTATGCAGGAGATGGCCCACATCGCCAAGGGTCAGGACCCCGGCAACTGCGTCTCCCTCCTGCGCGCCAGA GCAAACGCAAACCAAGGTAGCATGCTGATCCTACAAGAGACATGCATAGACGCGGCAGGGTCGCTTGTTGTGTACGCGCCTGTTGACATTCCGGCCATGCACGTGGTTATGAACGGCGGGGACTCCGCCTATGTGGCGCTCCTGCCATCCGGGTTCGCAATCGTACCTGATGGCCCAGGCTCGCGCGGGCCCATGTTTGGCAAAGGCGGCAGTCACGGCAGCGGCAACAGTGGCGGTGGCGTTGACGACGGTGGCCATAGAGTGAGCGGGTCCCTCCTGACGATGACGTTTCAGATCCTGGTGAACAGCCTGCCGACAGCGAAGCTGACCGTGGAGTCGGTGGAGACGGTGAACCACCTCATATCCTGTACCGTCCAGAAGATCAAGGCCGCCCTCCATTGTGAGAGCTGA